The following coding sequences lie in one Helicobacter sp. MIT 21-1697 genomic window:
- a CDS encoding acetyl-CoA carboxylase subunit A, producing the protein MFQKILIANRGEIAVRIIRACRDLHIKSVAIYARADRDCLHVKMADESYEISDDPLKGYLDADLIIEVALRAEVDAIHPGYGFLSENAAFAKKVKEAGITWIGPDDVTIAKMGDKNAARAIMEKNGIPIVPGTQPLNKHSMSEIAKLAQKIGYPVILKASSGGGGRGIRVVERKEDLIESFDACKREAMAFFKNDDVFMEKYIVNPRHIEFQILADNYGNVIHLLERDCSIQRRHQKLIEIAPSPLISEDLRRRMGATAVAAAKAAKYTNAGTVEFLLDENNTFYFMEMNTRIQVEHGVTEEITGYDLIGRQIRIAQGEILDLTQHDIRAQGFAIEARINAEDVANDFVPNPGKITTYYPALGPFVRIDSCIYKDYVIPPFYDSMVAKLIVKASSYNLAVNKLSRALNEFTIKGVKTTIPFLINICNDKDFRRGYFDTSYIENKIKELMPTPQSKPEDDMVSVIVAALSARYGA; encoded by the coding sequence ATGTTTCAGAAGATTCTCATTGCTAATCGTGGTGAAATTGCAGTGCGCATTATTCGTGCTTGCAGAGATTTGCATATCAAAAGTGTAGCTATATACGCTAGAGCTGATAGAGATTGTTTGCACGTGAAAATGGCTGATGAATCTTATGAAATAAGCGATGACCCGCTTAAAGGCTATCTTGATGCAGATTTGATTATTGAGGTAGCATTGCGCGCAGAAGTTGATGCAATTCACCCCGGATATGGATTTTTAAGCGAAAATGCTGCATTTGCTAAAAAGGTAAAAGAAGCAGGCATTACTTGGATAGGACCAGATGATGTAACTATTGCCAAAATGGGCGATAAAAATGCTGCAAGAGCCATTATGGAGAAGAATGGAATCCCCATTGTACCGGGTACTCAACCACTGAATAAGCACTCTATGAGTGAGATTGCTAAACTTGCGCAAAAAATCGGCTATCCTGTGATACTCAAAGCAAGTAGTGGCGGAGGTGGGCGTGGCATACGCGTGGTAGAGAGAAAAGAAGATTTAATAGAATCTTTTGATGCGTGCAAACGCGAGGCTATGGCGTTTTTTAAAAATGATGATGTTTTTATGGAAAAATATATTGTCAATCCTAGACATATTGAATTTCAAATCTTAGCAGATAATTATGGCAATGTGATTCATTTGCTTGAGCGTGATTGCTCCATACAAAGACGACATCAAAAACTTATTGAAATCGCTCCTAGTCCGCTTATTAGTGAAGATTTACGCCGAAGAATGGGGGCGACTGCAGTAGCTGCAGCCAAAGCTGCAAAATATACTAATGCTGGGACGGTTGAGTTTTTGCTTGATGAAAATAACACTTTTTACTTTATGGAGATGAATACGCGCATACAGGTTGAACACGGCGTTACAGAAGAAATTACAGGCTATGACCTTATAGGGAGACAAATTCGCATTGCACAAGGGGAAATTTTAGACCTCACACAGCACGATATTCGCGCACAAGGTTTTGCCATTGAGGCAAGAATCAATGCCGAAGATGTGGCGAATGATTTTGTGCCAAATCCGGGTAAAATCACCACCTACTACCCTGCTCTAGGACCTTTTGTGCGCATAGATAGTTGTATTTACAAAGATTATGTGATTCCACCTTTTTACGATTCTATGGTGGCAAAGCTCATTGTGAAAGCATCAAGCTATAATCTTGCTGTAAATAAACTCTCACGCGCCTTGAATGAATTTACAATTAAAGGCGTGAAAACAACAATTCCATTTTTGATAAATATTTGCAATGACAAAGACTTTAGGCGCGGATATTTTGATACTTCTTATATTGAAAACAAAATTAAGGAGCTTATGCCCACGCCTCAATCTAAACCCGAAGATGATATGGTAAGCGTCATTGTTGCTGCCTTAAGTGCGCGCTACGGAGCATAA
- a CDS encoding NAD(P)H-hydrate dehydratase, which produces MKNIYQSTTFLDKRACEKYHLTSEILMENAACALESLIDSVTHKGSVITILCGGGDNGGDGYALARRLSGDYSVRIYQIKEPKSPLCIQAYERACECGVKFVKKILPCDVMVDCVVGSGLKGNLEREVSEILSLANKNARLSIACDVPSGLSDKDEGFVFKADYTLCMGAINLVCLSDRAKDYVGELRIGKLGLSASHYEVSSNLKMLESSDLALPQRVRANVHKGDYGFLAVFSGEKVGASILSAQSALSFGVGLVSLIVDEERFVPPEIMQEQNLPAKASAIALGMGLGIDKSAKVLETLCESPLPCVIDADCFHTPMIKTFLDKSLNQQTLDFSREIILTPHPKEFGALLKYCDLGEYNPQKRIESMLNFTQKYPHTTLVLKGANVFIAKAQEVYINPLGINALAKGGSGDVLSGLIGALLAQGYSGLDSALQGSLAHTLAAREVIKHIANYALIPSALLEGITTLQSHKRIQK; this is translated from the coding sequence ATGAAAAATATCTATCAAAGCACAACATTTTTGGATAAAAGAGCGTGTGAAAAATATCATCTCACATCTGAAATCCTTATGGAAAATGCAGCTTGTGCATTAGAATCTCTTATTGATTCTGTAACACATAAGGGAAGTGTGATAACTATTTTGTGTGGTGGTGGTGATAATGGGGGCGATGGATATGCGCTCGCTAGGCGTTTAAGTGGGGATTATTCTGTAAGAATTTACCAAATAAAAGAACCAAAATCACCTCTTTGTATTCAAGCATATGAACGTGCTTGTGAGTGTGGAGTGAAGTTTGTGAAAAAAATCCTGCCTTGCGATGTAATGGTAGATTGCGTTGTGGGCAGTGGCTTAAAGGGTAACTTAGAGCGTGAAGTAAGTGAGATTCTCTCTTTAGCAAACAAAAATGCTCGTTTAAGTATTGCTTGTGATGTGCCAAGTGGGCTAAGTGATAAAGATGAGGGTTTTGTTTTCAAAGCAGATTACACCCTATGTATGGGAGCGATAAACCTTGTATGTCTTAGTGATAGAGCAAAAGATTATGTGGGAGAATTGCGTATTGGTAAGCTCGGTTTAAGTGCGAGCCATTATGAAGTAAGTTCTAATCTTAAAATGCTAGAATCTTCTGATTTAGCATTACCACAACGCGTGAGAGCAAATGTGCATAAAGGGGATTATGGATTTTTAGCAGTTTTTAGCGGAGAAAAAGTAGGTGCGAGTATCCTGAGCGCACAGAGCGCTTTAAGCTTTGGTGTAGGGCTTGTGAGCCTTATTGTAGATGAGGAAAGATTCGTGCCTCCAGAAATTATGCAAGAGCAGAATCTACCTGCAAAGGCAAGTGCTATCGCTCTAGGTATGGGGTTAGGCATAGATAAAAGCGCAAAAGTTTTAGAAACTTTATGTGAAAGCCCCCTACCCTGCGTGATTGACGCGGATTGCTTTCATACGCCGATGATTAAGACTTTTCTTGATAAAAGTTTAAACCAACAAACTTTAGATTTTTCGCGTGAGATTATCTTAACGCCACACCCAAAAGAATTTGGAGCATTGCTTAAATATTGTGATTTGGGTGAATATAACCCTCAAAAACGCATTGAATCTATGCTGAATTTCACTCAAAAATATCCACATACTACCCTTGTGCTAAAGGGTGCAAATGTTTTCATAGCAAAGGCACAAGAGGTTTATATTAATCCGCTTGGTATCAATGCACTTGCAAAGGGCGGGAGTGGCGATGTTTTAAGCGGACTTATTGGTGCGCTTTTAGCACAAGGATATAGCGGTTTAGATTCTGCATTGCAAGGCTCACTTGCCCATACACTTGCAGCAAGGGAAG